One part of the Entelurus aequoreus isolate RoL-2023_Sb linkage group LG05, RoL_Eaeq_v1.1, whole genome shotgun sequence genome encodes these proteins:
- the micu2 gene encoding calcium uptake protein 2, mitochondrial isoform X2, protein MACLGRVANVFRNSVRGSRSLKGLTWHRAVGPAIGGTIVGAGVICYYFPFHVNSTSLPIVVAQAEEQKEAAAPQMSARKRRFTQFASVAYKDEPYMTPRDFLFSVMLENVDRKLQKRVLTKEDVDKMVAAGVKARPGNSLFRLWGDNGLISYTEYLFLLTILTKPRTGFHIAFKMLDVDGNEHVDKKEFMKLKNIIGKSKRRIPKESTENPMEEVEHVNTTLQAYFFGKRGDKKLQYQEFHKFMEDLQAEVQEMEFLQFSKGMDTMRREDFAEWLLHYTNEEANEVYWENMRKRIPAGQSITFEEFKAFCLFTNNLEDFAISMKMVSEANRPVGMAQFKRAVRIATGHDLSENVLDTVFKLFDMDGDNCLSHKEFIGVMKDRVLRGLKNGFSGYWKCVKRETLKGAKEALGNGRCPI, encoded by the exons ATGGCTTGTCTTGGAAGAGTAGCGAACGTGTTTCGAAACTCTGTCCGGGGTTCAAGGTCTCTAAAAGGTTTAACATGGCACCGAGCTGTCGGACCTGCCATTGGAGGCACAATTGTTGGGGCTGGAGTCATttgttattatttcccatttcatGTAAACAGCACGAGTTTGCCTATCGTCGTAGCTCAAGCGGAAGAGCAAAAA GAGGCTGCTGCTCCCCAAATGTCAGCCAGAAAAAGGCGTTTTACCCAGTTTGCCTCAGTTGCTTACAAAGACGAGCCCTACATGACACCGAGAGACTTCCTCTTCTCCGTGATGTTGGAGAATGTTGATC GAAAACTGCAAAAGAGAGTCCTAACAAAAGAA GACGTGGATAAGATGGTGGCCGCTGGCGTCAAAGCTCGTCCTGGAAATTCTTTGTTCAGGCTGTGGGGAGACAACG GTTTGATTTCCTACACTGAATATCTCTTCTTGCTGACTATTCTGACAA AGCCACGGACAGGATTTCATATAGCTTTCAAAATGCTGGATGTGGATGGCAATGAGCATGTGGACAAAAAGGAGTTCATGAAG CTCAAGAATATCATTGGAAAAAGTAAGAGGAGGATTCCAAAGGAGAGCACAGAG AACCCAATGGAAGAAGTGGAGCATGTGAACACTACTCTGCAGGCCTACTTCTTTGGAAAAAGGGGAGATAAAAAGCTGCAATATCAAGAGTTTCACAA GTTCATGGAGGACCTCCAGGCTGAAGTCCAGGAGATGGAATTCCTTCAGTTCTCCAAAGGAATGGACACTATGCGACGGGAAGACTTTGCCGAGTGGCTGCTCCACTACACCAATGAAGAAGCAAACGAAGTCTACTGGGAAAACATGAGGAAGAGGATCCCTGCTGGCCAG AGCATCACATTTGAGGAGTTCAAAGCCTTCTGCCTGTTCACAAACAATCTGGAGGACTTTGCAATTTCCATGAAGATGGTCAGTGAAGCCAACCGTCCCGTGGGAATGG CCCAGTTCAAGCGGGCCGTAAGGATCGCCACAGGTCACGACCTGTCAGAGAACGTGTTGGACACGGTCTTTAAACTCTTCGACATGGACGGGGACAACTGTCTGAGCCACAAGGAGTTCATTGGCGTGATGAAAGATCGAGTGTTGCGGGGCCTCAAG
- the micu2 gene encoding calcium uptake protein 2, mitochondrial isoform X1 — MACLGRVANVFRNSVRGSRSLKGLTWHRAVGPAIGGTIVGAGVICYYFPFHVNSTSLPIVVAQAEEQKEAAAPQMSARKRRFTQFASVAYKDEPYMTPRDFLFSVMLENVDRKLQKRVLTKEDVDKMVAAGVKARPGNSLFRLWGDNGLISYTEYLFLLTILTKPRTGFHIAFKMLDVDGNEHVDKKEFMKLKNIIGKSKRRIPKESTENPMEEVEHVNTTLQAYFFGKRGDKKLQYQEFHKFMEDLQAEVQEMEFLQFSKGMDTMRREDFAEWLLHYTNEEANEVYWENMRKRIPAGQSITFEEFKAFCLFTNNLEDFAISMKMVSEANRPVGMAQFKRAVRIATGHDLSENVLDTVFKLFDMDGDNCLSHKEFIGVMKDRVLRGLKVHPQNGFSGYWKCVKRETLKGAKEALGNGRCPI, encoded by the exons ATGGCTTGTCTTGGAAGAGTAGCGAACGTGTTTCGAAACTCTGTCCGGGGTTCAAGGTCTCTAAAAGGTTTAACATGGCACCGAGCTGTCGGACCTGCCATTGGAGGCACAATTGTTGGGGCTGGAGTCATttgttattatttcccatttcatGTAAACAGCACGAGTTTGCCTATCGTCGTAGCTCAAGCGGAAGAGCAAAAA GAGGCTGCTGCTCCCCAAATGTCAGCCAGAAAAAGGCGTTTTACCCAGTTTGCCTCAGTTGCTTACAAAGACGAGCCCTACATGACACCGAGAGACTTCCTCTTCTCCGTGATGTTGGAGAATGTTGATC GAAAACTGCAAAAGAGAGTCCTAACAAAAGAA GACGTGGATAAGATGGTGGCCGCTGGCGTCAAAGCTCGTCCTGGAAATTCTTTGTTCAGGCTGTGGGGAGACAACG GTTTGATTTCCTACACTGAATATCTCTTCTTGCTGACTATTCTGACAA AGCCACGGACAGGATTTCATATAGCTTTCAAAATGCTGGATGTGGATGGCAATGAGCATGTGGACAAAAAGGAGTTCATGAAG CTCAAGAATATCATTGGAAAAAGTAAGAGGAGGATTCCAAAGGAGAGCACAGAG AACCCAATGGAAGAAGTGGAGCATGTGAACACTACTCTGCAGGCCTACTTCTTTGGAAAAAGGGGAGATAAAAAGCTGCAATATCAAGAGTTTCACAA GTTCATGGAGGACCTCCAGGCTGAAGTCCAGGAGATGGAATTCCTTCAGTTCTCCAAAGGAATGGACACTATGCGACGGGAAGACTTTGCCGAGTGGCTGCTCCACTACACCAATGAAGAAGCAAACGAAGTCTACTGGGAAAACATGAGGAAGAGGATCCCTGCTGGCCAG AGCATCACATTTGAGGAGTTCAAAGCCTTCTGCCTGTTCACAAACAATCTGGAGGACTTTGCAATTTCCATGAAGATGGTCAGTGAAGCCAACCGTCCCGTGGGAATGG CCCAGTTCAAGCGGGCCGTAAGGATCGCCACAGGTCACGACCTGTCAGAGAACGTGTTGGACACGGTCTTTAAACTCTTCGACATGGACGGGGACAACTGTCTGAGCCACAAGGAGTTCATTGGCGTGATGAAAGATCGAGTGTTGCGGGGCCTCAAG